One stretch of Streptomyces zhihengii DNA includes these proteins:
- a CDS encoding DUF1707 SHOCT-like domain-containing protein, with protein sequence MSTNLPELRASHGDRDRVVDVLRIAGGDGRLTSEELEDRVERALVAQTQGELAALVADLPADAMTAEDIVVEQRGGAWSRAGHWTVPRHITVRTKMCRVTLDFTDAVITSGTLRIDADMEHGKLVIVTAPGIAIDTDQLHLTYSQVKRASDDAVPDPRLRIQLVGTLQHAKVVEQRP encoded by the coding sequence GCGTCGTGGACGTTCTGCGGATCGCCGGCGGGGACGGCCGGCTCACCTCGGAGGAGCTCGAGGACCGCGTGGAGCGCGCGCTGGTGGCGCAGACGCAGGGCGAGCTGGCCGCGCTGGTCGCGGACCTGCCGGCCGACGCCATGACGGCGGAGGACATCGTCGTCGAGCAGCGCGGCGGCGCCTGGTCACGGGCCGGCCACTGGACGGTTCCGCGGCACATCACGGTGCGCACGAAGATGTGCCGGGTCACCCTCGACTTCACCGACGCGGTGATCACGTCGGGGACGCTGCGCATCGACGCGGACATGGAGCACGGCAAGCTCGTGATCGTCACGGCACCCGGCATCGCGATCGACACCGACCAGCTCCACCTGACGTACTCACAGGTCAAGCGTGCCTCGGACGACGCCGTGCCCGACCCGCGCCTCCGCATCCAGCTCGTCGGAACGCTCCAGCACGCGAAGGTCGTCGAGCAGCGGCCGTGA